One Oncorhynchus mykiss isolate Arlee chromosome 9, USDA_OmykA_1.1, whole genome shotgun sequence genomic window, GTGTGGTGCCGAGTGGTCTTACACAGAAGTGCGTAAACTGGCTCTTCTGACTCCTGAGGAGATGAAGAAATTTGAGGAGACAATGGCTGACTTGGTTTCAGCCCAGAACTCTTACAAATCGGTCAGTATTTTCTGAAATTGTTTTATGCATTCAACTATCCAGTCATTCAAACTATCACTTTTCAAAGAACTGTGAGTATGCAATGTTGCAGGACAGAATCAAGCCTATTTAGTATTCATTTgtacttattatcctacacacccCACCTCAAACAAGTGTCCAGGCTGCAACTCATATGTTGCAAGGACTGACCTCTCCAACCTGAGAGTCCACTGCACAGTGTGCTCAGCAGAAAAAGGCCAGCTGTACGAGTTCTGCTGGCTGTGCCTGCAGCAGTGGAAAGGTTCACAACAGAGTTCTGACCACTGTGACAACGATGACTGCATGACTGATCTGGAACTGCTGAAGACCTGCCCTACTGTCACATTTGCTGATGTCCAGGGGGTCACCGGCTGCCCATCCACACGTGCCTGTCCCACCTGTGGTGTATTGTTAGAACACGATAAGACTGGCTGTAAAAATATAGAATGCAAGAATTGCAATAAAGAGTTCTGTTTTGTTTGCCTTAAGCTCACAAGTGAGTGCTTGAAGACCAGCAAATATTTCATAGGCTGCTCTGCTGGTGTGGCCCCCAGGCAGACTTCTATACCCTCATGGAGTGATAAATAAAGATTTTATCCAGGTGTACCACTTTCCTTCCTACGGGCACTTGAATTACTTACACTGATGCAGAACAGGCATAATAGCACAGAAATTGGCATGTATTAACACAAAAATATTATTGAAAATGTCTTGGTACCTTACTCAAATTGTGTATAAAGTCAATATGTGCAAgaatgtgtaataatgtattagaTTCTAtaatgtttcatgattaacaatcCATATACTACTGATTATTATCTgatctatttctgttgttttatcTGTGCCTGAAACAAAAAGAAAAACGCAaatagaaataataataatttcaaaaATGTAATCAATGGTCAACAGAAATGTTTGCCCCCTTAAAATAACCTGGATGTTTTAGAAAAAGTTTTATGAATGCGGTTGTTGTATGAGACATACATTTCTGATAATATTTCTATAATCATGTTAttgtcaaccctaaccctaggtaTTGTTCAAGGGGTCCTCTTCTAAATATGCTACCAGTATTGTGATATTGTTTCCTTTATCAATGATTTCCCACTGGGTACAAGAACAATGAATCATCAAACAAATACACATATTTAATAAGAGTtatataataatgataataatgatagtaTTAACAGAAATGATAGTAATAATAACACATTTAATTTGTATAGC contains:
- the LOC118966008 gene encoding potential E3 ubiquitin-protein ligase ariadne-2-like, producing MGNSKTTQCQKKEKQEKEKCYDPGDKTLKFVNRDDDIIGGVIYESLRAEMSCGHAVTPESLTGWCLSLLDKKKCTFICPASREDGEMCGAEWSYTEVRKLALLTPEEMKKFEETMADLVSAQNSYKSCPGCNSYVARTDLSNLRVHCTVCSAEKGQLYEFCWLCLQQWKGSQQSSDHCDNDDCMTDLELLKTCPTVTFADVQGVTGCPSTRACPTCGVLLEHDKTGCKNIECKNCNKEFCFVCLKLTSECLKTSKYFIGCSAGVAPRQTSIPSWSDK